Part of the Bacteriovorax stolpii genome, CCTACATTTCAGAAAAGTATGTCCCGACAGCAGCTCAGCGCAAAGAGCTACTACAAAGAATTCAAGCATTGATGCCTCTCTAGACTTGTGCCAAAATAAACTCACACCATTTATTAGGATAGTCTATGCAAAAATCTATGATTCTTGGACTGGGTTTGTGTTTGCTCGCAAGTTGTTCTCACTTACCAGATTTTACCTCACGCCTTTCCACCAGGCTTCCGACAGAAGATAAGAGTGAGGCGATTGGGGAATACGCACTAGGTTGCTTAAAAGGCGCTCAAACATTTTCTGGAAAAGAAAAAGGACTTCTTATCTCTCAAGTAAAGAGAGGAAGATATTGGGGGCACCCCGATCTTATTAGTCTTTTGACAAAGGCTTCTGAGGAGTTTGCCAAAGAAAAGAAAATTCTCATGATTGGGGATCTCTCTCAATCCCGTGGCGGTCCTACTTTGACTGGCCACAATTCACATCAAACGGGACTGGATGTTGATGTTTGGTTTAAGGTTCTTTCGGCCGATACAATAATATCCTTCCGTGAGCTTGAAACTGAAGATATGAAGCCCATGAAAGAGCTGGGGGCCGATCAGATAAAGATGATTAAGTATTTTGCTCAAGACCAATCTGTGGAGCGCATATTTATCAATCCTGCTTTTAAAAAGCAACTATGTCAGGATCAAAAGCTTACAGCAGATGAGCACCACAAACTAAGGGCCTGGTGGGGTCATGATGATCACATTCATGTCCGTTTAAAATGTCCTCTTGATAGCCCGCTTTGTATTTCTCAGAAACCCATTCCCGCCGGAGATGGATGTGGTGAGGAGCTTAATTGGTGGTTTACCAAAGAGGCCAGTGAAGGGAGCAAGGATTATAATTGGGAAGCTTTAAAGTCTGCTTACCTGGAAAAAGTTAAAAAGCTTCCAAAAGAATGCTCTTTTTATAATGAGACCTTTTAGATTGATAACAAATGGGTATCAATTAAGAACTCAAGAAAGCAAGAATGAGCTTCATTTACTATGTTAGGATGAGGCAAGAGGTTTTTATGAATAAAGATTTTTGGAATGAGCGCTTTTTAGAAAAAGATGTCTATGGTGAAGACGTGAATGCTTTTTTAAAAGAGCAAATAAAGCTTTTAAGAGCTGGGGCCAACATTTTGTGTATTGCTGAAGGTCAGGGGCGCAATGCCCTTTATTTAAGTAAACAAGGCTTTCATGTAACGGCGGTAGACCAATCAGACATAGGAATCAATCAAATAAAAGAAAAGGCAAAAGTACAAAACCTTCTTATTGAAGCTTATGCTGCTGGTCTGACAGATTATGATTTTGGTGAGAATAAGTGGGATGCCATTGTTTCAATTTTTGGACATTTGCCTTCTGAACTAAGACGTAAAGTTCATCAAAAAATTACCAAAGGCCTTAAAAAGGGTGGACTCTTTATCATGGAAGCTTATTCACATGATCAGTTAAAGTATGAAACAGGTGGACCAAAAAGCCTGGATCTGCTTTTATCGACTGACATCCTTAAAGAAGAGCTGCCGGATTTAAAAGTCATTAAACTAGAGCAGCTTGAACGTGAAGTCATTGAAGGGAAGTATCATTCCGGATTAAGTTCCGTCGTTCAGTATATAGGGCTCCGCGATTAAGCGGAGCCTCTAATCTTAATTTTCAGTGTAATTCAGAGGAAGATAATAAACGCCTTTAATCGTGTTTTTCATTTTCGCCATCCATAGATTCGTTTCCGGAGATCGGGCCACTTCGACAAAATCTGGATGCGTTCTAATGTATGAACTTAAATTAATGGCGGCATCTAACTTAAAATTGTGTTCGTTGACCGCCATCACGCAAAGGTTGTACTCCTTTAGTTTTGGAGCATCGGCATCTGCAATTTCGCATTCTTTATTTTTCGGAGCAAGTCCATTAACCGCATTTTTACAAGGAGAACTACCGCAGTAAGTAGGAATTTTAGCGCGGTTTTTTGCTTCTTCTTTTGAAATTTGGTCATAGTACTTGTTATAGGTCTTATCATCTTCTACAGAAAGCTCTTCTGTAACTCCGGCGACTTCAACTGTTTTGCGTTTCTTCGCTTTTGTTTTTGAATCCGTTGTTTTGTTTGTTTTCGTTGCAGGTGATGATGAAGAACTATTACCAGAGGGGGCAGAAGAAGTGCTAGGTGTTGCTTCTTGATTTTTAGGTTTAGCGTACTGTGGATCGTTTTGTACTCCACCAAAGCCCGCATAGTTACCAAAACCATCTGTTCCGTACTGGCTGGCATTTTCGATAATATTTTTATAACTGTATGTCCCGTCAGCATTCTTTATTTTCGCTCTCCAGATTGGCCCGACTGTACCAAGATAATGGGCCTCAACTGCGACGACGTTAGGATTATTTTTTAATTCTTCACTGGCCTTGCTTAGTTGTGTAAGTTGATCATTGTATTGTGTCGCCAGGTAGCTGCATGATCCATACTCTCTCGATTTTACACTTTGAGGGCTGTCTGGGTCACAAAGTGGATTTCCGTTTGATGGGCAAATGGAAATCCCAGGATTAGGATTGGCTCCACACTCTGCTTCGATATCAATTTTATATTTTGTCAGGTCACCTAATGCCATAATCATTTTTAGGACTTTTCCTTTTTTCTCTTGAATCAAGGCGAGTTTTTCCTGGTCAGCGGCAATGAGGGCATTAACC contains:
- a CDS encoding penicillin-insensitive murein endopeptidase; this translates as MQKSMILGLGLCLLASCSHLPDFTSRLSTRLPTEDKSEAIGEYALGCLKGAQTFSGKEKGLLISQVKRGRYWGHPDLISLLTKASEEFAKEKKILMIGDLSQSRGGPTLTGHNSHQTGLDVDVWFKVLSADTIISFRELETEDMKPMKELGADQIKMIKYFAQDQSVERIFINPAFKKQLCQDQKLTADEHHKLRAWWGHDDHIHVRLKCPLDSPLCISQKPIPAGDGCGEELNWWFTKEASEGSKDYNWEALKSAYLEKVKKLPKECSFYNETF
- a CDS encoding class I SAM-dependent methyltransferase gives rise to the protein MNKDFWNERFLEKDVYGEDVNAFLKEQIKLLRAGANILCIAEGQGRNALYLSKQGFHVTAVDQSDIGINQIKEKAKVQNLLIEAYAAGLTDYDFGENKWDAIVSIFGHLPSELRRKVHQKITKGLKKGGLFIMEAYSHDQLKYETGGPKSLDLLLSTDILKEELPDLKVIKLEQLEREVIEGKYHSGLSSVVQYIGLRD